The following DNA comes from Mycolicibacterium aromaticivorans JS19b1 = JCM 16368.
CGCGCGGGTGGCTGGCCAGCGCGCCGGCCAGCGCGAGGGCGTTGCGGCATTGCCGGTCGAAGCGCAGGCCGAGGCTGCCGAGGCTGCGCAGCACCAGCCACGCTTCGAACGACCCCAGGATCGCCCCGGACAGCAGCCGCTCGCGCTCCAGTGCGGCCATCAGGTCGGGATCGGTGCCTGCGATGTACCCGGCCAGCAGATCGCTGTGGCCCGACAGGGCTTTGGTGGCGCTGGCCACCACCAGATCGGCGCCCAGCGCCAGCGGTTGCTGACCCAGCGGCGTCGCGGTGGTGTTATCCACCAGCAGCCGCGCACCGCGCTGCCGGCAGATCTGGGCAAGCCGGCGCAGGTCCACAACATCCAGCGCCGGATTGGTCGGGGTCTCCGCCAGCACCACGTCGGCGCTTCCGGCGGCCTGGTAGATCTGCTCGGCATCGGCCTCGTGAACGGTGATCCCTTGCGGAGCAAGATATTCCGCGGCGTAGCGGCGCACCTGGTAGTAGCCGTCGGCCGGGACGACCAGTACTGATCCGGGTTTGGCCATCACACGCAGCGCGGCGGTGATCGCCGCCATCCCGGAGCCGAAAGTCAAGGCCGCCGCGGCCCCTTCGAGCTCGGCCAGTGCCGACTCGAGCTGCCGCCAGGTGGGGTTGGTGGCGCGACCGTAGGTGTTCTGTTCGCTGCCCTCGTCGTCGGAGAGGTGGTACGCCGACGCCGGAACCGGACCCGGCTGAATCGGATCTCCCGGAATCGGCAGGGAACTCACAGCTTTGACGGCGCGGGTGGAGTCGCCGTAGCGGTCGGTCATTCCGGTTTGGTGCTGCGGCCCAACAACAGCGCCACCGCCTGGTCGACGGACAATCCCTTGTGGCACACCTGGTGGACCGCATCGGTCAGCGGCATCTCGACGTCATAGCTCGACGCCAGCGCCAGGATCGATTCGCATGAGGTGACGCCTTCGGCAACGTGCCCGCCGGCGGCCAGTTGGGCGGCCTCCATGGTGCCGCCCCGCCCGAGGCGCTCACCGAAACTGCGGTTGCGCGAGTGCGGCGACGTGCAGGTGGCGACCAGGTCGCCCACGCCGGCAAGGCCGGCCAGCGTCGCGGTCTTGGCGCCCACGGCGATGCCCAGTCGCATGATCTCGGCCAGACCGCGGGTGATGATCGCCGCAGCGGTGTTCTCCCCGAGTCCCACTCCGGCGGCCATGCCACAGGCCAGCGCGATGACGTTCTTGCACGCACCGCCGATCTCGGTGCCGATGACGTCGGCGTTCGTGTACGGGCGGAAGTAGCCCGTGCTCAGTGAGCGCTGCAAGGTGATCGCGCGGCCGGAGTCGGTGGCGGCCACCACCGTCGCGGCGGGCTGGCCTTGCGCGATCTCGTCAGCCAGATTCGGGCCCGAGACGACGGCCACCTGGCTGGGATCGACGCCTGTGACCTGAACAATGACCTGGCTCATTCGCATCAGGCTGCCCAATTCGATGCCCTTGGCCAGGCTGACCAGGGTGGCGCCGTCGGCGATCAGGCCACGCCACTGTTCGAGGTTGGTGCGCAAGGTCTGCGCGGGCACGGCGAGCAGCACTGTGGTCAGCCCGTCGAGGGCCTCGGCGGCATCGGTGGTGGCGCGGATCACGGTCGGCAGCGCGATGTCGGGGAGGTATCCGGGGTTGGCGTGTGTGGTGTTGATCGCCTCGGCGACTTCCGCGCGACGAGACCACAACCGGACCTCGGAGCCGGCATCGGCCAGAACTTTGGCCAGTGCGGTTCCCCAGGCGCCGGCGCCCATCACCGCGGCGGTGCCCACCGTGCTGGTCATGGTCATTAACGTAGCCCACGCCGCCGCGACCGCTCGCCGGCCAGGAATGCGAGAGACCCGAACGACGCTGGAAGGATGGTGAACATGAGCGCGGACCTCGGCGTCATCATTGCGGTGAAACGCCTCACGGCCGCCAAGACCAGACTCAGTCCGGTGTTCTCGGCGAATATCCGCGAGCAGGTGGTGCTCGCGATGCTGATCGACACCATCACCGCGGCCCGTGCGGCCAGCGCCGTCGCGTCGATCACCGTGGTCACCCCCGACGACACGGCGGCCACCGCCGCCCGTGAGCTCGGCGCGGACGTGCTGTTCGACGCGACGCCGCCGACCGAGCCCGACCCGTTGAACACCGCAGTGCGATTCGCCTGGGCGGAAGTCAGCAGAAGAACTTCCAATACTGTTGTGCTGCAAGGAGATTTACCCGCACTGCAGACGCACGAACTCACCGACGCGGTGGCGCACGCCCGGGCGCACCGGCGCAGTTTTGTCCCCGACCGTCCCGGCACAGGTACCGCGGCCCTGTTCGCGTTCGGGGCCCCGCTGGACCCACTGCTCGGCCGCGATTCGGCCCGTCTGCACCGCGACTCCGGCGCCGTCGAACTGACCGGCGCATGGCCGGGACTGCGCTGCGACATCGACACCATCGAGGACCTCGAGGCGGCGCGACTGCTGGGTGTCGGGGCGGCGACGACCAGGGCAATCAGCCACCACTGACGGTTAACAACGCTTGAACGGGCAGCAACTTCTGCCTGCCTCGGTCCGCGCGCTTGGCGGATGGGGGATGATCGGAAGCGTGACGGACATGGAAACCGATGCGCGATCGACGGACGACGGCTGGCAGCCCGGCGACGCAGCGCCGGAGGCCCCGCCGGCGGCCACGGCTGCCGCCGTCGAAAATGCACTGCCCGAGGACCGATACCTCAACCGCGAGCTGAGCTGGCTGGATTTCAACGCCCGCGTGCTGGCGCTGGCGGCCGACACCTCGCTGGCTCTGCTGGAGCGGGCGAAGTTCCTGGCGATCTTCGCGTCCAATCTCGACGAGTTCTACATGGTCCGGGTGGCCGGGCTCAAGCGCCGCGACGAGATGGGGTTGTCCGTGCGTTCGGCCGACGGGCTGTCGCCGCGCGAACAGCTGCGCCGGATCGGCGAACGCACGCGCCAGATCTCGTTGCGCCAAGCCGAGGTCTTCATCCAATCGGTGCGGCCGGCGTTGGCCGACGAGGGAATCCACATCGTCACGTGGGCGGACCTGACCGACGCCGAACGCAGTGAGCTCTCGACGTACTTCCACGAGCAGGTGTTCCCGGTTCTCACCCCGCTCGCCGTCGACCCCGCGCATCCGTTCCCGTTCGTCAGCGGGCTGAGCCTCAACTTGGCGATCACCGTGAAGTCGCCCGACGACGGTGGCGAACACTTCGCCCGCATCAAGGTTCCCGACAACGTCGACCGTTTCGTTGTGCTCAAGGGCACCAACGGAGATAACGACGTCGTCCGGTTCCTGCCCACCGAGGAACTCATCGCGGCATTCCTTCCGGTGTTGTTCCCCGGCATGGAGATCGTCGAGCATCACGTCTTCCGCATCACCCGCAACGCCGACATGCAGGTCGAGGAAGACCGCGACGAAGATCTGCTTCAGGCGCTCGAACGTGAACTGGCGCGACGGCGCTTCGGTTCTCCGGTGCGCCTCGAAGTCGCCGACGACATGACCGAGCACATGCTCGAACTGCTGCTCCGCGAGCTCGACGTCCACCCCGGCGATGTGGTGCAGGTGCCGGGGCTGCTGGATCTTTCGTCGCTGTGGCAGGTGTACGACGTCGACCGGCCGGCGCTCAAGGATCGCCCGTTCGTGCCGGCCACCCATCCCGCGTTCGCCGAGCGGGAGACACCCAAGAGCATCTTCTCCACGCTGCGCGACGGTGACGTGCTGGTGCACCATCCGTACGACTCGTTCTCGACGAGCGTGCAGCGCTTCATCGAGCAGGCCGCCGCCGACCCGAATGTGTTGGCCATCAAGCAGACGCTGTACCGGACCTCCGGTGACTCCCCCATCGTCAACGCGCTCATCGACGCGGCCCAGGCGGGCAAGCAGGTGGTCGCCCTGGTGGAACTGAAGGCGCGCTTCGACGAGCAGGCCAACATCAAGTGGGCCCGCACGCTGGAAGATGCGGGCGTGCATGTCGTTTACGGGCTGATCGGGTTGAAGACCCACTGCAAGACCTGCCTGGTGGTGCGCCGCGAAGGCTCGACGATCCGTCGCTACTGCCATATCGGCACCGGGAACTACAACCCGAAAACCGCGCGGCTGTATGAGGACGTCGGCTTGATCACCGCCGCGCCCGACATCGGCGCGGACCTGACGGATCTGTTCAACTCGCTGACCGGCTACTCCCGCAAGGTCAGCTACCGCAACCTGCTGGTCGCCCCGCACGGGGTGCGCAAGGGCATCATCGAGCGCATCGAGCGCGAGATCGACGCGCACCGCCAGGGTGAGAGCGGCCGGATTCGGCTGAAGGCCAACGCCCTTGTCGACGAACAGGTCATCGACGCGCTGTACCGCGCATCGCAGGCCGGCGTCCGCGTCGAGGTGGTCGTGCGCGGCATCTGCGCCCTCAAGCCGGGTGCCCAGGGTTTCTCCGAGAACATCGTCGTGCGTTCGATACTCGGCCGGTTTCTGGAGCATTCGCGGATCTTCCATTTCAATGCGATCAACGAGTTCTTCATCGGCAGCGCCGACATGATGCATCGCAATCTCGACCGGCGCGTCGAGGTGATGGCTCAGGTGAAAGATCCCCGGCTCACTGCGCATCTCGATGAGATCTTCGAATCGGCGATGGATCCGTCGACGCGATGCTGGGAGCTGGGACCCGAGGGGCACTGGACCGCGGCGCCGCAAGACGGCAGGCAAGTCCGAGACCATCAGGTGTGGCTGATGGAACGTCATCGGCAGCGCTGAGTGCCTTCGCCGTTGCGACCCACCAGATCCGGTCCCGAACAGGGCCCCGAAATGATTTGCGGGAGTTGACGTGGCCAAGAGAACGTCACGCGACAGCTCGAGGACCAAATCGACCAACAAGTCCGCGACAAAGAAAAGCAAGACGCTCAAGCGTCGGGTGATCGCCGCCGGTGCGGCGCTGTGGCGACACGATCCCGAGACGGGCGAGCTGCACGTCGCAGTCATTCATCGGCCGCGCTACGACGACTGGTCGCTACCCAAAGGGAAAGTGGATCCGGGCGAAAACGAACCCATCGCCGCAGTACGCGAGATCTGGGAGGAAACCGGTCAGCGGTCTCAGCTGGGCCGGCGCCTGATCCAGACGCACTACCCGATCCCGCAGGGGACCAAGATCGTTCACTACTGGACGGCGCGGGCGCTGGGCGGCGAATTCACGCCCAACGCCGAAGTCGACCTGATGGAGTGGCTGCCGGTCGCCGAGGCGGCGCAGCGCCTCACCTACCCGCACGACCGGGAAGTGCTGAAGGCGTTCGCCAAACAACCCGCCGACACCACGACGGTCTTGATCGTCCGGCACGGAACCGCGGGCATCAAGTCCCGCTACAAGGACGACGACCGCAGCCGGCCACTGGACAAGAATGGTCGGGCGCAAGCGGAATCGTTGGCCGGCCAGCTGATGGCATTCGGGGCCACCGACGTCTACGCGGCCGACCGGGCTCGCTGCTTCCAGACAGTCGAACCGCTGGCGCAGGAACTCGGCGTGACGATCTCCGCCGAGACCAGCCTCACCGAAGAGGCGTACGCCGCCGATCCCGACGCCGCGCACAATCGCATCATCAAGATCGCCGCGCAGGGCGGGACACCGGTCATCTGCACGCAGGGCAAGGTGATTCCCTACCTGCTGGCGTGGTGGCGCGGTACCGACAAGCCGGACAAATCGCGTAACCGCAAGGGCAGCACCTGGGTGCTGTCACTGACCGGCGACCAGGTCGTGGCCGCCGACTACATCGACAGTCCACTGGCAACACGCCCCTGACACGCGAATACGCCGCGGGCGTTGAGCCCGCGGCGTATTCAACTTCAGCTATTTAGCGACGGCCCTTTTTGGCCGGAGCCTTCTTGGCCGGAGCCTTCTTGGCCGGTGCAGCCTTCTTGGCGGGCGCGGCCTTCTTGGCCGGAGCCTTCTTGGCCGGTGCAGCCTTCTTGGCGGGCGCGGCCTTCTTGGCCGGAGCCTTCTTGGCCGGTGCAGCCTTCTTGGCGGGCGCGGCCTTCTTGGCCGGAACCTTCTTAGCGGGTGCAGCCTTCTTGGCGGGCGCGGCCTTCTTGGCCGGTGCAGCCTTCTTGGCCGGAGCCTTGGTAGCAGCCTTCTTCACGACCGCCTTGCGAACGGCCTTCTTGGCCGCCGCCTTCTTGACGGGTCCGCCGACGGCACCGCGCTTGACGGCGGGGCCCTCCGAAGGAAGCTTCTGTGAACCAGAGACGACGGCCTTGAACTGAGCGCCGGGACGGAAAGCGGGAACGGAAGTCGGCTTCACTTTGACGGTTTCGCCGGTGCGCGGGTTACGCGCCACACGAGCGGCACGACGCCGCTGCTCGAAAACGCCGAAGCCCGTGATGGTCACGCTGTCGCCCTTGTGCACCGCGCGCACAATGGTGTCGACGACGTTCTCCACCGCCAGGGTTGCCTGCCGACGATCTGAGCCCAATTTCTCCGTGAGTACGTCGATGAGCTCTGCTTTGTTCATTCAATTCCTCCGAAGCCAGTGGTCCACTTTGGACCGACTGCAGAACACGGTAAACCCAAGAGCTGCAGATTTCCAAGAGCCACGCCCAATTTCAGGCATTACTTAGGAGGATTTCAGCAATCCGCTTGCCGCCCTAGGGCGGTGATTTCAGGTCGTCCGAACCCCCTTTTTGGCGCGGGATTTCGGCGTTCCGCGTCGTTCAGGACGGTGTCGTAATGCGCGGCTTCCAACTCGGACGGGACTCCTCGAAGGCTGCGATCTGATCGCGTTTCCGCAGCGTAAGGCCGATATCGTCAAGACCTTCCAGCAGTCTCCACGCCGTGTAATCGTCAATCGTGAACGGCACCACTGCTGTTCCCGCGGTGATATTTCGATCTTGAAGATTCACAGTCAGTTCCAGCCCAGGATTCTGCTCGATGAGCTTCCACAAAAGTTCAACATCATCTTGAGCGACTTCGGCCGCCAGCAGCCCAGCCTTGCCGGCGTTGCCGCGAAAGATGTCGGCGAAACGGGATGAGATGACGACCCGGAAGCCGAAGTCCATCAGCGCCCAGACCGCATGCTCACGCGACGAGCCGGTGCCGAAGTCCGGTCCGGCCACCAGAACCGAACCCCGGTCGAAGGGGCTCAGATTCAGAACGAATGAGGGATCGTTGCGCCACGCGGCGAACAAACCATCCTCGAAACCCGTTCTGGTTACCCGCTTCAAATACACCGCCGGAATGATCTGGTCGGTGTCGACATTGGATCGTCGCAGCGGAACACCGATGCCGGTGTGGGTGTGAAATGCATCCATCGTGTTCTCCTTAGCAGGTCTATTTGTCGAGATCGGCAGGCGAGGACAGCGTTCCGCGCACTGCGGTCGCAGCCGCGACCGCGGGCGAAACGAGATGTGTCCGCCCGCCCTTGCCCTGCCGGCCTTCGAAATTCCGGTTGGACGTCGACGCACAACGCTCCCCCGGCGCCAGCTGATCGGGGTTCATGCCCAGGCACATCGAGCAGCCCGCCTGGCGCCAATCGGCACCGGCGGCGGTGAAGATCTCGCCCAGCCCTTCACTTTCGGCCTGGGCGCGCACCCGCATCGACCCCGGCACGATCAGCATGCGCACCCCGTCGGCGACCTTGCGGCCACGCAGCACGTCGGCCACCACCCGCAGATCCTCGATGCGCCCGTTCGTGCACGACCCGACGAAGACGGCGTCGACGGCCACCTCACGCATCGGCATGCCCGCCCGAAGGTCCATGTATGCCAACGCCTTCTCGGCGGCCTGCCGCTCGCCATCGCTGGTCATCAATTCGGGATCGGGTACCGAGTCGGCTAGCGGAACACCCTGGCCGGGGTTCGTGCCCCACGTGACGAAGGGGCTCAGCGTCGCTGCGTCGATGTAGACCTCGGTGTCGAATTCGGCGCCCTCGTCGGTCTTCAGCGCCTCCCACGCGGTGACGGCGGCATCCCAGTCCGCACCGGTCGGCGCGTAAGGACGGCCCCGCAGAAACTCATAGGTCGTCTCATCCGGTGCCACCAATCCGGCACGGGCACCGGCCTCGATGCTCATGTTGCAGATCGTCATCCGGCTTTCCATCGACAGCGATTCGATGGTGCTGCCGCGATATTCGATGACATAACCCTGACCGCCGCCGGTTCCGATCTTGGCGATCACGGCCAGGATGATGTCCTTGGCGCTCACGCCCTGTGGCAGTGCCCCGTCGACGTTGACCGCCATCGTCTTGAACGGACGCAGCGGAAGTGTCTGGGTGGCAAGCACATGCTCGACTTCGGACGTGCCGATCCCCATCGCGATCGCGCCGAACGCACCGTGGGTGGAGGTGTGGCTGTCCCCGCACACGATCGTCATGCCGGGCTGGGTCAGTCCCAGCTGGGGCCCCATCACGTGAACGATGCCCTGCTCGGCGTCGCCCATCGGATGCAGCCGCACCCCGAATTCGGCGCAGTTGTGGCGCAGCGTCTCGACTTGGGTCCGAGAGATCGGGTCGGCGATCGGCTTGTCGATGTCGACCGTCGGAACGTTGTGGTCCTCGGTGGCGATCGTGAGATCCGGCCGGTGCACCGGACGGCCGGCGAGCCGCAGTCCGTCGAAAGCCTGCGGGCTGGTCACCTCGTGGATGAGATGGAGATCGATGTAGATCAGGTCGGGTTCACGTGATGAGCCGGTGCCGGTTCCGGCGACCACCACGTGGTCGTCCCACACCTTCTCGGGCAGTGTCCTGGGCTTGTCGGACTGAGCCATGGGTTCTCACTTCACTTCTCGATTCCCGCGACGCGAGAGTGGCTATCTCACATTTCGGGACGCTAGTATCTCTCTATGAGACAGGATAGCGGCATCGGCGTGCTCGACAAAGCCGTGGGCGTACTGCACTCAATCGCCGAGTCCCCCTGCGGGTTGGCCGAACTCTGTGAACGCACCGGCCTGCCCCGCGCGACCGCACACCGGTTGGCCGCCGGCCTCGAAGTGCACCGCTTACTGGCCCGCGACAGTGCAGGACGATGGCGACTCGGACCGGCCATCTCCGAATTGGCGGCCCACGTCAACGATCCCTTGCTTGCCGCGGGCGCCACGGTATTGCCGCGGCTGCGGGAGATCACCGGCGAGAGCGTTCAGCTCTACCGCCGCGAGGGCACCACTCGAATCTGCGTCGCAGCACTGGAACCCCCTGCCGGGCTGCGCGATACCGTGCCCGTCGGGGCGCGCTTGCCCATGACGGCTGGATCGGGCGCGAAGGTTCTGCTGGCCTTCAGCGACACCACCACCCAGCAGGCCGTCCTCCCGACGGCGAAATTCACCGAACGCACCCTCGCCGAGGTCCGCCGCCGCGGCTGGGCGCAGAGCGCAGCCGAACGCGAGCCCGGGGTGGCCAGTGTCTCGGCGCCGGTACGGGATCGCACCGGCGCGGTGGTGGCAGCGGTGTCGGTGTCGGGTCCGATCGACCGGATGGGCCGCAGGCCCGGCGCGCGTTGGGCGGCCGATCTATTGGCCGCTGCCGACGCACTCACCCGCCGACTGTGATCCCCGCGACAGCCGTGCGGCAGAGCCTGACAAACTGACGCCATGGGAACCAATCAACGCAACCAGATCGTCATGTCGGACGCCGAGGTCGCCGACTTCGTCGCACGCAGTCGCACCGGCACCATGGCGACCATCGGCCCCGACGGCCAGCCGCATCTCGTGGCCATGTGGTACGGCGTCCTCGACGGCGAGATCTGGGTCGAGACGAAAGCCAAGTCACAGAAGGCCGTCAACCTGCGTCGCGACCCGCGGGTGAGCTTCCTCATCGAGGACGGCGACACCTACGACACGCTGCGCGGGGTCTCCTTCGAAGGTGTCGCCGAGATCGTCGAGGACCCCGACACCATCTTCAAAGTCGGCATCAGCGTGTGGGAGCGCTACAACGGGCCCTACACCGACGATCTCAAGCCGGCCGTCGACATGATGATGAACAAGCGTGTGGCGGTGCGCATTGTGGCCAAGCGCACCCGCTCCTGGGATCACG
Coding sequences within:
- a CDS encoding HU family DNA-binding protein; the encoded protein is MNKAELIDVLTEKLGSDRRQATLAVENVVDTIVRAVHKGDSVTITGFGVFEQRRRAARVARNPRTGETVKVKPTSVPAFRPGAQFKAVVSGSQKLPSEGPAVKRGAVGGPVKKAAAKKAVRKAVVKKAATKAPAKKAAPAKKAAPAKKAAPAKKVPAKKAAPAKKAAPAKKAPAKKAAPAKKAAPAKKAPAKKAAPAKKAAPAKKAPAKKAPAKKGRR
- the cofC gene encoding 2-phospho-L-lactate guanylyltransferase, translating into MVNMSADLGVIIAVKRLTAAKTRLSPVFSANIREQVVLAMLIDTITAARAASAVASITVVTPDDTAATAARELGADVLFDATPPTEPDPLNTAVRFAWAEVSRRTSNTVVLQGDLPALQTHELTDAVAHARAHRRSFVPDRPGTGTAALFAFGAPLDPLLGRDSARLHRDSGAVELTGAWPGLRCDIDTIEDLEAARLLGVGAATTRAISHH
- the leuC gene encoding 3-isopropylmalate dehydratase large subunit, translated to MAQSDKPRTLPEKVWDDHVVVAGTGTGSSREPDLIYIDLHLIHEVTSPQAFDGLRLAGRPVHRPDLTIATEDHNVPTVDIDKPIADPISRTQVETLRHNCAEFGVRLHPMGDAEQGIVHVMGPQLGLTQPGMTIVCGDSHTSTHGAFGAIAMGIGTSEVEHVLATQTLPLRPFKTMAVNVDGALPQGVSAKDIILAVIAKIGTGGGQGYVIEYRGSTIESLSMESRMTICNMSIEAGARAGLVAPDETTYEFLRGRPYAPTGADWDAAVTAWEALKTDEGAEFDTEVYIDAATLSPFVTWGTNPGQGVPLADSVPDPELMTSDGERQAAEKALAYMDLRAGMPMREVAVDAVFVGSCTNGRIEDLRVVADVLRGRKVADGVRMLIVPGSMRVRAQAESEGLGEIFTAAGADWRQAGCSMCLGMNPDQLAPGERCASTSNRNFEGRQGKGGRTHLVSPAVAAATAVRGTLSSPADLDK
- the leuD gene encoding 3-isopropylmalate dehydratase small subunit; its protein translation is MDAFHTHTGIGVPLRRSNVDTDQIIPAVYLKRVTRTGFEDGLFAAWRNDPSFVLNLSPFDRGSVLVAGPDFGTGSSREHAVWALMDFGFRVVISSRFADIFRGNAGKAGLLAAEVAQDDVELLWKLIEQNPGLELTVNLQDRNITAGTAVVPFTIDDYTAWRLLEGLDDIGLTLRKRDQIAAFEESRPSWKPRITTPS
- a CDS encoding NUDIX hydrolase, with product MAKRTSRDSSRTKSTNKSATKKSKTLKRRVIAAGAALWRHDPETGELHVAVIHRPRYDDWSLPKGKVDPGENEPIAAVREIWEETGQRSQLGRRLIQTHYPIPQGTKIVHYWTARALGGEFTPNAEVDLMEWLPVAEAAQRLTYPHDREVLKAFAKQPADTTTVLIVRHGTAGIKSRYKDDDRSRPLDKNGRAQAESLAGQLMAFGATDVYAADRARCFQTVEPLAQELGVTISAETSLTEEAYAADPDAAHNRIIKIAAQGGTPVICTQGKVIPYLLAWWRGTDKPDKSRNRKGSTWVLSLTGDQVVAADYIDSPLATRP
- a CDS encoding cystathionine gamma-lyase translates to MTDRYGDSTRAVKAVSSLPIPGDPIQPGPVPASAYHLSDDEGSEQNTYGRATNPTWRQLESALAELEGAAAALTFGSGMAAITAALRVMAKPGSVLVVPADGYYQVRRYAAEYLAPQGITVHEADAEQIYQAAGSADVVLAETPTNPALDVVDLRRLAQICRQRGARLLVDNTTATPLGQQPLALGADLVVASATKALSGHSDLLAGYIAGTDPDLMAALERERLLSGAILGSFEAWLVLRSLGSLGLRFDRQCRNALALAGALASHPRVRSVRHPGLPDDPSHPVAAAQMRRFGGLVSFELADARAVHALVQRSDLLVAATSFGGIHTCVDRRARWGDPVAGGFARISAGIEDTDDLVADVLAALGAG
- a CDS encoding RNA degradosome polyphosphate kinase encodes the protein METDARSTDDGWQPGDAAPEAPPAATAAAVENALPEDRYLNRELSWLDFNARVLALAADTSLALLERAKFLAIFASNLDEFYMVRVAGLKRRDEMGLSVRSADGLSPREQLRRIGERTRQISLRQAEVFIQSVRPALADEGIHIVTWADLTDAERSELSTYFHEQVFPVLTPLAVDPAHPFPFVSGLSLNLAITVKSPDDGGEHFARIKVPDNVDRFVVLKGTNGDNDVVRFLPTEELIAAFLPVLFPGMEIVEHHVFRITRNADMQVEEDRDEDLLQALERELARRRFGSPVRLEVADDMTEHMLELLLRELDVHPGDVVQVPGLLDLSSLWQVYDVDRPALKDRPFVPATHPAFAERETPKSIFSTLRDGDVLVHHPYDSFSTSVQRFIEQAAADPNVLAIKQTLYRTSGDSPIVNALIDAAQAGKQVVALVELKARFDEQANIKWARTLEDAGVHVVYGLIGLKTHCKTCLVVRREGSTIRRYCHIGTGNYNPKTARLYEDVGLITAAPDIGADLTDLFNSLTGYSRKVSYRNLLVAPHGVRKGIIERIEREIDAHRQGESGRIRLKANALVDEQVIDALYRASQAGVRVEVVVRGICALKPGAQGFSENIVVRSILGRFLEHSRIFHFNAINEFFIGSADMMHRNLDRRVEVMAQVKDPRLTAHLDEIFESAMDPSTRCWELGPEGHWTAAPQDGRQVRDHQVWLMERHRQR
- a CDS encoding IclR family transcriptional regulator, whose translation is MRQDSGIGVLDKAVGVLHSIAESPCGLAELCERTGLPRATAHRLAAGLEVHRLLARDSAGRWRLGPAISELAAHVNDPLLAAGATVLPRLREITGESVQLYRREGTTRICVAALEPPAGLRDTVPVGARLPMTAGSGAKVLLAFSDTTTQQAVLPTAKFTERTLAEVRRRGWAQSAAEREPGVASVSAPVRDRTGAVVAAVSVSGPIDRMGRRPGARWAADLLAAADALTRRL
- a CDS encoding PPOX class F420-dependent oxidoreductase: MGTNQRNQIVMSDAEVADFVARSRTGTMATIGPDGQPHLVAMWYGVLDGEIWVETKAKSQKAVNLRRDPRVSFLIEDGDTYDTLRGVSFEGVAEIVEDPDTIFKVGISVWERYNGPYTDDLKPAVDMMMNKRVAVRIVAKRTRSWDHGKLGLPPMPLAGSTAPTE
- a CDS encoding NAD(P)H-dependent glycerol-3-phosphate dehydrogenase, which translates into the protein MGTAAVMGAGAWGTALAKVLADAGSEVRLWSRRAEVAEAINTTHANPGYLPDIALPTVIRATTDAAEALDGLTTVLLAVPAQTLRTNLEQWRGLIADGATLVSLAKGIELGSLMRMSQVIVQVTGVDPSQVAVVSGPNLADEIAQGQPAATVVAATDSGRAITLQRSLSTGYFRPYTNADVIGTEIGGACKNVIALACGMAAGVGLGENTAAAIITRGLAEIMRLGIAVGAKTATLAGLAGVGDLVATCTSPHSRNRSFGERLGRGGTMEAAQLAAGGHVAEGVTSCESILALASSYDVEMPLTDAVHQVCHKGLSVDQAVALLLGRSTKPE